The genome window TGTGGAATCAATGGCCGGTCGCTGCGGTGCCTGCTGCGCCCATGTCAGCACCGCCACAGCCATCAGTACCGCCACCACTGCCCGAtgcaccaccgccaccaccgccatCAGAAAATAcactggcaacaacagcaacagaagctgTTGCAGCTGGTGTTCCTGGTGTAGGCAATGCTGCCACCGGCTACATGGCGCCGGTTGGAACTCAGTCCGCCTCCAATCCCTACGAACAATACACAGCCGCACAGTATGCAGCCATGACACCTGAGCAACAATACGCGCTGCAACAGCATTGGCAGCAGTGGCAAACATACCAGCAAGATTATGCAAAGTGGCATGCACAGTATGGTGAACAGGTGAGTTGTTATCGTTTTCGTGTTAATTGTTTGCCAATATTGACCAATCTTTTCAGTACAAGAGAGAAAtggccgcagcagcagcagcagcaacaacaacaactgtaccCATTGTGGCACCTGTGCCCGTTGCAGCACCAGTAACAGCCACAGTGCCTACGATGGCAACCATCTATCCACAAGCTCAACTCGCACAACAAATAACAGTGCAGCCACAGATGCAGGCATATTTTCCACAGCCAAAGCAGCCCCAGCCACAAACACAGTCGCAGTTGTCCGGCAAAATAATGGCACAGCCGCAGATGTATAATCagccaccaccgccgccaccaCAAGGATACCAACAGCAtcctcaacagcaacaacaaccacaacaaatgcaacgCCAGCAACAGCCTCCACCTTCAAatcaatggcaacagcaacagcaaccgacGCCGGGTAGATTTAATCAAGTGCCGCCTGTTAACTATAATCAGGCTCCACATCCTGGTGATCCCAGTATGTTTCCCAACATACAGCAACCACCACCTGCCTTTATGCAACAGCCACCGTTATCAGCTAATCAAATTGATGCCCCTTGGGCAAAGgatcaaaacaaaagcaaaaatgacAGGGGTAATATTAATGAAGCGAATCAACGGAGACACGGATGGGATGGGCCACCGCTTGATGGTggaaggcaacaacaacatcagcagcagcaaggaCCGCCACCTAACAATCGTTGGCAATCCAATGAGCAGGGAAACAATAAGAATAAAAGTGCCAATAAGTCAAATCAGTTTGGCAATCGACGCAACTGGCAAAACAATCCACccggcaataacaacaaaaacagcaataatCGAAACAATCCATTCAGCTCAGCTGCGCCAAACCACTATGGCTCTGATAGTGGTGATGCGGCGGATCCAGGTGATCCAGGCTGCAATTCCAACTCGTCTGGAGGAATAGATGGTCGAAGCTATTCAATTAATTCCTTTAGCAATAACGGGTCAGGACAGAGACCGGCAGATAATTTTGGATCTGGAAGTTTTGATAACAACTGTCGCagtggcaacaataacaacaacgcaCGTTGGGAACATAATCGGCAGAATCAAGGCGGAGTCAACTTTGGTCCCTCACACGATAGTAATAATGACTGCGGTGGTTATAACCAAGTTCACAATCGGAATAATTttaaccaacagcaacaacaacaacaacagcgtgcACCAGATTTGGATGAAGCTAGCTTTGATCGCTTGTTCGATCAGTGGGAGAAGCAATTTGAGGATTGGAAACGCGCCAATGCCAATCATCCAGATCGTGATGAGTATCGTCGATATGAGGAAGAATTTGAGAAGCAGCGTCGTCGTATTGCAGAACGTCGTGAGCAAATGAGACGTAGACGGCAATTGCAAAATCCACAACAAAACCAGCAACAAGCTAATCAGCAACCATATCCCAaagcagaacaacaacatcagggTCAGCAAGGTGTCAACTTTAGGACGGGCTATGACAATTATGAGGAACAGCATAATCGTGGCAATACTCCCAATAATGTTAATATTGATCAAACAAATAAACGGATCTCGGATGCGACCTTAGAAAATCAACATGTGTTACCTATCACACTTGAGGAGAAAGAGGCGCACCACTCGGACGCAAAAAAAGAGCAGGAAAAAGTGGGAGCGAAACTTGCACAACCATCTCAGCAATcatcacaaaaacaaaagcaccaACAAGGGACAAGGTCGCCAAAGTCAGAGACTCCCACGCCAAGTACCACTTCTAGAAATCAACAGAAGCAGCCACATCAGGAAGTGGAAAATAGTAAATGTACAGCTAATATTCTAGGCAAGCGTAAAACTGATCAAAGAGGCAATGTGGGAGCAACGTCAACCCCAGCTAAAACAGCCAAGGaagataacattttaataatttccttggatgacgatgacgatgacgatgatgctGATTATGTACAAAAGAGTCAGATAGAGAAGGAGGATGACTCTGCTGCTTATACTCCGATGAAaaacatattcaaaaaatCGGACGGTATACCAGGTCTTGATTTGGTTGCTGATGGACAAGCTGCAGTTCCCCCTGCTGCTGTTAGTGCAGCATCGAGAGCAACGGATGCTCCCAGTGctgataataacaaaaaaataccatcactttttgatgttgttattgatAAGCCGGTCTCCGAATCAGAAAAGGACCCTGTGGCGACAAATCCAACGATCAGCGAAACGCTTCCAGATGATGTAAGCAATGCACTCAAAGATCCTGAGTTCATGAACAACTTGTCTCAGGCCTTGGCCCAGGCGCAAGGTCGTGACCGAGATCAgttacaacagcagcaacagtccaATGAACCATCAAAGCATTgtagcaataacaatagcaacaacaataacaatgataGAAATAATGACGGTCGTCCGATGTCATTTGCCGAATGGCaacgaaagaaaaataacCGGGAAAGTGACCAACAAGATGAGCCCTTTAGAAACTTGAGCAGTTTTAGACCAGGATCAGGCAACGAACCTGGACCGGGCGGAGGATTTGGTCCTGaccaacggcaacaacagagGTATGGTCCAAACGGTCCCGCATTAATGCATGGTGCAGGTCCAGGGGACTCACAGTTGATGGGACCCAATTTTATCGATTTCAGTGGTCCATCCAGTGGAAACCCTTGTTCCAAGGTTTCGCCATCTGGACCGAATTTTGGTGCTCCTAATTTTGATCGACAAGGCTCTGGCAATGGACCAGGACCAGGCCACGGACCCACTCCTGGACCATTTGGTGGCGGCTCAGGATTTAACGGTCCCTTTGGACGAAATTTCGGACCTGGTGGACCCAATAATTCCAACTTTTTGGGACCTGGCCCAAATTTTAATGACCGAGGACCAAATTTTGGTCCGAATTTCCATGGAAACGGACCAGGTCCAGGTCTATTTCGACCGAATTTTTGTGTCTCGAGTGGGCCGGCGTCTGGTCCTAACTTTGGAGGTCCCGTCCCTTTTTGTGGCCCAGGATCCAATAATGCAAATGTTCGCAACTTTGGTCAAGGACCCAATAATCCAAATGAACACAATTTTGGACTAGGACCTAATAATCCAAACGAACGCAACTTTGGCTCCGGACCTCATAATCCCAATTTCATTGGCCCTaacatgagcaacaacaaaagcaactcgTTTATTGATAATCCATTCAGACGTAACGGAGGACCTCCAGCACCCAACTTTGATAGTAAATCTCGAGATGGACCCGGCTTTGAAGAACGTGTCAAAGGGCAGATAAGGAACAATTTTGGCAACGTGGGACACAACAACAAGCCTTGGGCTGATAGGTATGTTTCATAATACCTGCTTAGTTTGCTTTTGCTCTATCCTTGACCTCTTCATTCTTTTCtctaaatttgataaatttgtaaacCGGGGCTCATAACTTttatacacactcacatatacaCGAGTACACTGCGCGTCATCAGGTTAGCACACCCTCTTGCGTTTGTAGTTTTGACTCAATACCATTCAAATGGACgatgttaaaattttacaatttttggttGGCTATAGCCCATACCTTTCtctgtttaataaaattaaaatttattttgtacatattttcttacattttttaaaataattatatatgaaGGTCgtctgaaaaaatttcaattaaattttggtcAACAGTTTAGACCATTcaacttatcttttatttatcattgGCATTCAAACCCGTGAGACAACTGCTCAAGTAAtctatttactttaatatcaattagttaaatataaaaagaaaaatcaacagAATTCGTCAAGTTTACTCTACATTCCTTGGCATCAGTCGGatgtaattaataaagatggtagtaataaattagtttttaatgctaatatgagattttttttttgagagaAGCGTCAAACTTGTATAACATGAAAGAGTAATACAAAGCGGTCCATATTTAAAGagactgaaattgaaaaaaacccCTCCGAATGATGCTCGAAAGCCAGCACGGTTTAATTTTGTAAGAGAGCACATGTcatgaataaatgaaattcaatgTTTTTTCACGATCTTAGGAAGGAAACTGGATATGCAACAgagtttatataaaataaattttagtttcatttaaCAGAGAATTGAATGGGCTATAAGCAATAACAGTTTTAATATTGTCCGTTTGGATGGAATTAAGTCAAATCTACAAACGCCAGAGGTGTGCTAATCTAATGTTGCACAGTAAAGATACAATATGTCAAAAAACACtttatacactaaaaaaaaatataattttttgactttagaTATGAAAATAGTAGCTTTTTATTCAtagtaatcaaattttttgaatgcaTAATAATTAAGTGGGTGGTATTAAGTTAATAtctgaacaaaaaaattacaaaactatGAATAGTTAacttataaaacaacaaaagcagtgATTACACATTTTAGACACTGTCAAGAAACtctttacatattttgttttcgatttctGCTTTGgttccttttttttgcctAATCATGCGAAAAATAGCCAAAATCCGCAAACATCGCTTAAAACTCTTGCCAAGGAGCTTAGAGAAGAGTGTGACGTGGTTGTATCACATGAAACAGTACGCCAGGCCAACCTACGGCAGAAGTACTCTTTAAGAGTTACTAGGAAGAAACCGCAATAAGCCTGCATAATATTGGGATGACGTCTGATTATATTCTAGATCCTGAATTATAATGATGCTCCACCCAGAGTATGCCGCAAGCCATTAACTGCGctagaaaatcaaaatattatttcgaCTGTAAAGCTTGGAAAAATGTTTGCTATGATATGGGGGTGCATCTCTAGCCATGTATTCCtcgaaattttgaaataaaatttgaaaagaaatgCGTCACattttctcaaattttttcatGGCAGTGATCCCAAACATAAAGCGCTAAATGTGCGGATTTTGCTGCTTTACAATTGTGACAAGGTCATCAATACACCACCCCAGAGACACGATCCTAACCTCATAATTAATTGGGTGCCCACTTGAAGCAAAAAGTGGGAAAAAGGCAGTCCAATACCGAATACTGCTGAAAGCTGTGAATCAGAAGATTCCCCTTGAGATTGACCTACCAAAGTGGGtccattcaataaaaaaaaaaacagcccCAACATGTAGTTAATGCTAAGGGAGGGCATATTAAGTTAAAAGATTATAATATAAGAGTTTCTTGAcagtgtttttgtttttttataagttaacTATTCATGgttttgtaactttttttttcagatattaATTTCATACTTATCACTTAATTgttatgcataaaaaaaataggattATTATGAACAAAAAACTACTATTTTCATATctaaagacaaaaaaatatatattttttcagtgGGTTAAGTGTttcttgacatactgtatatgTTTTATTCCGTATGCATATACTGCACAATAATGGGTTCAATAATTATAGTAGTATCATGTCCGTCAAATTGAGTACAACAAAAATGCCtttacgatttttatttatcgtGATTACTGAGATATCTGTACATTTCTGTGCGGTGGAGTATAAACCAAATCTTTCGTCGAAATCTAATCGTAAACGTGATTTGTTCAATGATATGGTAACACATAGACTTGGGTTGTCTATGAGTGAGTGAACAAAAAAGAGGTGCTCTTTTGAAATGAGTTAGCGAACGTGTTCCTTTATGATTGCTCATTTTTGCTCAGTTGTTCACTTTCGctcttttgtttaatttgaataagttGTTCAATTTTGCTCTGTTCAATTTGGCTAACCTGATGTTGATATAAAGTTTGTTCATTTTGACCCGTCATTTGATTACATTGCACAATGTCAGTAAGCGCCAAACAAACAATATctcaaaataaagcaatacAATATCTCTTTATAAGAAATTCAGTGAATTATGGACACATTTTGATCACATTTCACACAAGTCTAGTAACACATGTCTACTCCTTGTATGTAGAGTTGGGATTTCTAGCTCAATGTGCTGAATAAGTTCACTCGTTCATTTTTCAATCGTAAACTAAATCTGtcattaagtttaatattcaGTTGGTCAGTTGTCATGAACTAAGAACGATTTGGTTTCTATTCAGTTGTCATTAAGTTCATTATTCAGTTGGTCAGTTGTCATGAACGAAGATGAATAGGTCATTCTGATCAGTTGGTCAGTTGCTTATAAACGTCGAGACCGGTCAATTTGCTTGACTGAGGTGCTTTTACAACCGTTCctttatagaaaaatttatttaaagcttataattagaaaataaaataaatgtttgttagTTTTAGAATACTTAAACTTAGgtccggtttttcaatgtctccttaattttttataaaatagataaattcaaatttgacattgatttctatacattttacgtcaaaatatttgttgtatagttatcaaaccccttAAATATACATTGAAAAATCGGCCCTAAAACTGGCCTtgcaatatatacaaaattgcaAACAGAACTGCGCTTTCTTTTGGACATCttaatagaaaaaatgttattataaaattcatgTGATTCTTCGAATTATAATGACTCCACTGttgaaaaagattaaaaaaatgcacTTACATGCAACGGACCCGCTGAGCAAAATGAACTATATAGTTCATGAAAGACTGAATAAGTTCACTCGCTCATTTCAATGACCCgttcatttgaactttttcaGAATGAAACGACCCAACTCTACTCGTATGCTACAATAACCTCCTTTTTGGATTTCTCAGACGAGGCTAATATAGaacttaattattaacaacaaaaaaattgtagaataGAAgtaataaagaatttattacACACGATATTTTCGTGCACATTGCTTTGtcacaaaaatattacatacGATATGTTGAATAAAACcttcaattgaattaaatttatttattaaatttaacgttaaaattttacagaGTTAAGCCTTTATTCAAATGCTTTATTGAATACAAtagaatattcaaattaaattatcttgGTCCGTTTCCGTACTTAATACCTTAGTCAACATTTCGGTGgaaatctattttaaaacacaaatttgtttaattcttagaagaatttaaaacaagTACTTTTTAACAGGGATTTAGAGGCTTTGGTTTATGGTTAagttcaaaatgtttttaattggattgaaagtgatttttttaagCAGCTAAACGCAGCTTGCTAAATTTCGACTTTACTCGAATTGGGTGGGGCCAAATTATCAATAATTTCCAGCATTTAAAATCtgttaatttaatgcaaaggATTCGTtgccagccaaaaaaaaaaaaatgaatacaattGCCTGTAAGACGGAAGAGGCTGCAACAATCAATTAACCATTatagtttacatttttatttgtgcttGACAAATAGTTTCCGGAACCTCAGAAACTTATTTGTTTGGTACatagatataataaaattgacactGCGATTCCAGGGTAATTAAACCGATACATTGCCAAAAATAGTATTAATCCACGTCAATTCGAGTgtttcgaatttttaattcgttccgatagttaaaataatttcgttTAGATGCAAACAGTGACCGAAAGTTGACCACCAAGTCTGGCATTTGCCTTACTTAAGTGGGCATGTTTCAGCATGTTTGTAAACCCAATGTTAATGTTTAACAAATCTTATGGTTAACGCCCGCAAAGAAGGGCTTAGCCAAATTTTTCTTGGATCCGCTtagtgtataaatataaagattaCGTTTTGTACACGCTATTTGTCTTAGCTCTTTGTAGCGAGAAAgaatttcatcaaattttaatgcaatagGGAATGGGTTCAGAATTTGGAACTTACGTGGCTCAGGTGCGCCTAACTACACTACATAATACCACTCATAtctcaatattaaattatgatttgaCTGAATGATAACTGCTCATTTGGCGAgcattgatttttgatttgttttgatGACTTAGAGCTTTATAATGAGAAAACGAGAAAACTCAGAtttataatattgatatttatggTTGGATCGACAAATTCggtcatataaaaaataatacaaaattaaaacaacctGCACcttatacatatttgaataaGTTCTATCAAAGTTtacagaaatatataaaagcaatgcaaaaagcataaaaaagcggtatttcattttaatttgtagtataaatatataaaaaacaatctgATCTACAGTTACTTACAATTATGATCTAAATACTGTGTATATTTCAAGCAATTGTGATTTTCTGATAGCCCCttgaaatgtgaaatttatttgGATAAACCTGACCGACAACCACTTTATCCCATTTTTCATGTTCTCCATGTTTGTAGTTTAAAATGTGcaggcatttttttttttgatctcGTCGTTAACGCTGGAATTTCGATTCCATACccattttctctttttctcttctaCTTTTATGcacccaaaataaaaattctttatggCGCATCAAATCCATGACTGCGATACACAAactcttaaaaacaaaaaataaatcatattatgAATATCATCTGATACGTGCGTCTGAGCAGCGGCCGATCCTTTCGTGGTGGGGGTGTAgccaatgcaaattttaaaaactcaaaaagGAGCAATAAGAACACGCAGCAGCATCGTGGGTCCAAATAGAGGTGAAGAAGAATGAAGATCAATAATGTTACGATTAGATTACGTTTTCTTCTCGATGTTCGCAACATGAATCTAAGCAATCACCTGAATCATCGATGAAGCAACAGAGGATATGCACAATCTCCGCATATACCTATACCTATACAAACACCTTCACTGAGACTTTAAGCTTTGTTATAGTATAAATTAACATTCAACTTactcttacattttttttctttattatttgcggttttgttttttatttgtgcaaaaagagaatagttttaaattttatgatttttgtttatatattcgATATTCAATATAAGAGACATCGGATTTTTAcataattgataaatattttgaaccaATCTATTGGggtattcaaatgaaatttcttGAATCGTCAATTTATTCcgaatttaacattaaataattatcagcaagtttcattcaaattttaacaattttgagTGTCcccaattcaaaaatattgaaggtaaaattaaaattaaaattggtttaGATAAGAAAGATTTATATTAATCATATAAAAACACACATTGAATACGAATATGAATAAAGTGATTttaagttaacttaaatgcgcgagtgcatttatatatttcaaatctTCGTcgtttaaatgtaaatatttctgatatcctTGCATCATGAAATTCAATACACAAGGGCTCATAAGTTTGTAGCAACTTATGTAATACACAACAGCCGATTTGATATAGCCGTGACTGTTTGTCTTTGGaataaattttgaagctagctttgacaaaaaaaactataattaagTGTTAATCACTATGTACAAAACTGAATCTGGGAGTTATGTCCTAAATTTTGTTGGCCTTTAGGTCTAAGAtgatttttgagttttatgttGGACATATCGTAGATAAATAATAGAATTTGGATCAgtagttaaatttttgagGATAGACGTAAAATGAGAATCGGATTAACTGAACTAAAAGACCTACAATCTGAGACTTAGAACGTTTGTGCAATTAAGGGAGTAGTTCAATAGATCTTAGACCGACAACTCTAATGGATATAACGGccagattttttttaacgctGTAACATGCAGTGTTGTGCCTTAAAGTATTATCATTATCTTTTGATTACAGTTTAAAAAGTTATGATAATGaaatcacattttttttaggatTAACAAATCTACAGCTAATGAAATgtcatttcactagcattgcaaatattagggataatcaaatgaaattttcgagtaacattgaaaaaataaaatatattgaaattaatattagctATTAACtagcattatttttaatgcgaAAAAGATTAATTATTAGTTGCAATGAAACGTTTTGTTAGTTccttaaatgttaatttttttttaatattttgttttgtccTTATGTACATATTCTTATATTCAGTAAGCATGGTCTGCTTGATTCATACTTGTTGAGAACTTTTTAGATGTCATAATCAACTGAAATCAGCATGCAGACCCACGAGCTTGCATCTGATCGGGTTGAGCGATTGAGGTCGGATTCGAAAGTTCGTGTATTCTGATGAGTTCAGAGCGTTcgatgaaaaaaatttgagaagACAAATTAAGTGTCTGTACCAATTTATTGACCACAACGATTTAAAGTCACAATGATGAGCAGACGATAAATCTGCTGGCACATTCTCTTCTCCCACACACTCAAAATCTGAGAcaggaaatttaaaaaaaaatttcaagtctgTATATGCCTGAGTGTCTGTTCATAGTTTAGTCTGTTCCCGAATTCTCTTCATCCGTAATAAGCATACATATTTCtcaataaatagtaaaaaaaataaatcaaattaatgcgATTTTCTATTAAGTGCGGTAGTTAAtggggttttttttatattaaatataattgcacTCCATTCTTaccttacatttttatatgttttt of Drosophila innubila isolate TH190305 chromosome X, UK_Dinn_1.0, whole genome shotgun sequence contains these proteins:
- the LOC117780887 gene encoding transcription factor mef2A isoform X4 → MWNQWPVAAVPAAPMSAPPQPSVPPPLPDAPPPPPPSENTLATTATEAVAAGVPGVGNAATGYMAPVGTQSASNPYEQYTAAQYAAMTPEQQYALQQHWQQWQTYQQDYAKWHAQYGEQYKREMAAAAAAATTTTVPIVAPVPVAAPVTATVPTMATIYPQAQLAQQITVQPQMQAYFPQPKQPQPQTQSQLSGKIMAQPQMYNQPPPPPPQGYQQHPQQQQQPQQMQRQQQPPPSNQWQQQQQPTPGRFNQVPPVNYNQAPHPGDPSMFPNIQQPPPAFMQQPPLSANQIDAPWAKDQNKSKNDRGNINEANQRRHGWDGPPLDGGRQQQHQQQQGPPPNNRWQSNEQGNNKNKSANKSNQFGNRRNWQNNPPGNNNKNSNNRNNPFSSAAPNHYGSDSGDAADPGDPGCNSNSSGGIDGRSYSINSFSNNGSGQRPADNFGSGSFDNNCRSGNNNNNARWEHNRQNQGGVNFGPSHDSNNDCGGYNQVHNRNNFNQQQQQQQQRAPDLDEASFDRLFDQWEKQFEDWKRANANHPDRDEYRRYEEEFEKQRRRIAERREQMRRRRQLQNPQQNQQQANQQPYPKAEQQHQGQQGVNFRTGYDNYEEQHNRGNTPNNVNIDQTNKRISDATLENQHVLPITLEEKEAHHSDAKKEQEKVGAKLAQPSQQSSQKQKHQQGTRSPKSETPTPSTTSRNQQKQPHQEVENSKCTANILGKRKTDQRGNVGATSTPAKTAKEDNILIISLDDDDDDDDADYVQKSQIEKEDDSAAYTPMKNIFKKSDGIPGLDLVADGQAAVPPAAVSAASRATDAPSADNNKKIPSLFDVVIDKPVSESEKDPVATNPTISETLPDDVSNALKDPEFMNNLSQALAQAQGRDRDQLQQQQQSNEPSKHCSNNNSNNNNNDRNNDGRPMSFAEWQRKKNNRESDQQDEPFRNLSSFRPGSGNEPGPGGGFGPDQRQQQRYGPNGPALMHGAGPGDSQLMGPNFIDFSGPSSGNPCSKVSPSGPNFGAPNFDRQGSGNGPGPGHGPTPGPFGGGSGFNGPFGRNFGPGGPNNSNFLGPGPNFNDRGPNFGPNFHGNGPGPGLFRPNFCVSSGPASGPNFGGPVPFCGPGSNNANVRNFGQGPNNPNEHNFGLGPNNPNERNFGSGPHNPNFIGPNMSNNKSNSFIDNPFRRNGGPPAPNFDSKSRDGPGFEERVKGQIRNNFGNVGHNNKPWADSGRSFRGGGVANANFKNSKRSNKNTQQHRGSK
- the LOC117780887 gene encoding transcription factor mef2A isoform X3, coding for MWNQWPVAAVPAAPMSAPPQPSVPPPLPDAPPPPPPSENTLATTATEAVAAGVPGVGNAATGYMAPVGTQSASNPYEQYTAAQYAAMTPEQQYALQQHWQQWQTYQQDYAKWHAQYGEQYKREMAAAAAAATTTTVPIVAPVPVAAPVTATVPTMATIYPQAQLAQQITVQPQMQAYFPQPKQPQPQTQSQLSGKIMAQPQMYNQPPPPPPQGYQQHPQQQQQPQQMQRQQQPPPSNQWQQQQQPTPGRFNQVPPVNYNQAPHPGDPSMFPNIQQPPPAFMQQPPLSANQIDAPWAKDQNKSKNDRGNINEANQRRHGWDGPPLDGGRQQQHQQQQGPPPNNRWQSNEQGNNKNKSANKSNQFGNRRNWQNNPPGNNNKNSNNRNNPFSSAAPNHYGSDSGDAADPGDPGCNSNSSGGIDGRSYSINSFSNNGSGQRPADNFGSGSFDNNCRSGNNNNNARWEHNRQNQGGVNFGPSHDSNNDCGGYNQVHNRNNFNQQQQQQQQRAPDLDEASFDRLFDQWEKQFEDWKRANANHPDRDEYRRYEEEFEKQRRRIAERREQMRRRRQLQNPQQNQQQANQQPYPKAEQQHQGQQGVNFRTGYDNYEEQHNRGNTPNNVNIDQTNKRISDATLENQHVLPITLEEKEAHHSDAKKEQEKVGAKLAQPSQQSSQKQKHQQGTRSPKSETPTPSTTSRNQQKQPHQEVENSKCTANILGKRKTDQRGNVGATSTPAKTAKEDNILIISLDDDDDDDDADYVQKSQIEKEDDSAAYTPMKNIFKKSDGIPGLDLVADGQAAVPPAAVSAASRATDAPSADNNKKIPSLFDVVIDKPVSESEKDPVATNPTISETLPDDVSNALKDPEFMNNLSQALAQAQGRDRDQLQQQQQSNEPSKHCSNNNSNNNNNDRNNDGRPMSFAEWQRKKNNRESDQQDEPFRNLSSFRPGSGNEPGPGGGFGPDQRQQQRYGPNGPALMHGAGPGDSQLMGPNFIDFSGPSSGNPCSKVSPSGPNFGAPNFDRQGSGNGPGPGHGPTPGPFGGGSGFNGPFGRNFGPGGPNNSNFLGPGPNFNDRGPNFGPNFHGNGPGPGLFRPNFCVSSGPASGPNFGGPVPFCGPGSNNANVRNFGQGPNNPNEHNFGLGPNNPNERNFGSGPHNPNFIGPNMSNNKSNSFIDNPFRRNGGPPAPNFDSKSRDGPGFEERVKGQIRNNFGNVGHNNKPWADRMIMRITRSLLSRMLSMLASKRRTATAPMLSTIAAF
- the LOC117780887 gene encoding transcription factor mef2A isoform X5 — protein: MWNQWPVAAVPAAPMSAPPQPSVPPPLPDAPPPPPPSENTLATTATEAVAAGVPGVGNAATGYMAPVGTQSASNPYEQYTAAQYAAMTPEQQYALQQHWQQWQTYQQDYAKWHAQYGEQYKREMAAAAAAATTTTVPIVAPVPVAAPVTATVPTMATIYPQAQLAQQITVQPQMQAYFPQPKQPQPQTQSQLSGKIMAQPQMYNQPPPPPPQGYQQHPQQQQQPQQMQRQQQPPPSNQWQQQQQPTPGRFNQVPPVNYNQAPHPGDPSMFPNIQQPPPAFMQQPPLSANQIDAPWAKDQNKSKNDRGNINEANQRRHGWDGPPLDGGRQQQHQQQQGPPPNNRWQSNEQGNNKNKSANKSNQFGNRRNWQNNPPGNNNKNSNNRNNPFSSAAPNHYGSDSGDAADPGDPGCNSNSSGGIDGRSYSINSFSNNGSGQRPADNFGSGSFDNNCRSGNNNNNARWEHNRQNQGGVNFGPSHDSNNDCGGYNQVHNRNNFNQQQQQQQQRAPDLDEASFDRLFDQWEKQFEDWKRANANHPDRDEYRRYEEEFEKQRRRIAERREQMRRRRQLQNPQQNQQQANQQPYPKAEQQHQGQQGVNFRTGYDNYEEQHNRGNTPNNVNIDQTNKRISDATLENQHVLPITLEEKEAHHSDAKKEQEKVGAKLAQPSQQSSQKQKHQQGTRSPKSETPTPSTTSRNQQKQPHQEVENSKCTANILGKRKTDQRGNVGATSTPAKTAKEDNILIISLDDDDDDDDADYVQKSQIEKEDDSAAYTPMKNIFKKSDGIPGLDLVADGQAAVPPAAVSAASRATDAPSADNNKKIPSLFDVVIDKPVSESEKDPVATNPTISETLPDDVSNALKDPEFMNNLSQALAQAQGRDRDQLQQQQQSNEPSKHCSNNNSNNNNNDRNNDGRPMSFAEWQRKKNNRESDQQDEPFRNLSSFRPGSGNEPGPGGGFGPDQRQQQRYGPNGPALMHGAGPGDSQLMGPNFIDFSGPSSGNPCSKVSPSGPNFGAPNFDRQGSGNGPGPGHGPTPGPFGGGSGFNGPFGRNFGPGGPNNSNFLGPGPNFNDRGPNFGPNFHGNGPGPGLFRPNFCVSSGPASGPNFGGPVPFCGPGSNNANVRNFGQGPNNPNEHNFGLGPNNPNERNFGSGPHNPNFIGPNMSNNKSNSFIDNPFRRNGGPPAPNFDSKSRDGPGFEERVKGQIRNNFGNVGHNNKPWADRMKRPNSTRMLQ